A region from the Aphis gossypii isolate Hap1 chromosome 1, ASM2018417v2, whole genome shotgun sequence genome encodes:
- the LOC114122049 gene encoding elongation factor 1-beta': MVAVDLKSPQGVQYLENYLSQKSYIVGYEPSSADVETFSAIQAPQAKTPNVLRWYNHIKSFTDKERKQFPNKKAEFSASAASAAKPADDDDDVDLFGSDDEDDEEKERIKQERLKAYAEKKATKKVIIAKSSIVLDVKPWDDETDMKQLETQVRSINMDGLVWGASKLVEIAFGIKKLQIMCIVEDDKVSVDALTETIQEFEDFVQSVDIAAFNKI, translated from the exons ATGGTTGCCGTAGACTTAAAATCTCCACAAGGCGTGCAATACCTTGAAAACTACTTGAGCCAGAAAAGTTACATTGTTGG ATACGAACCATCCTCTGCCGACGTTGAAACTTTTTCAGCAATTCAAGCACCCCAGGCCAAGACACCTAATGTGCTCAGATGGTACAACCACATCAAATCGTTCACTGACAAAGAGCGTAAACAGTTCCCAAATAAAAAAGCCGAATTCTCAGCATCTGCAGCTAGTGCTGCAAAACCAGCAGATGACGATGACGATGTAGATTTGTTCGGTTCCGATGATGAAGAC GATGAAGAAAAAGAACGCATCAAACAAGAAAGACTTAAGGCTTATGCTGAAAAGAAAGCCaccaaaaaagtaattatcgCCAAGAGTAGCATTGTACTTGATGTTAAACCCTGGGATGATGAAACCGATATGAAACAATTAGAAACACAAGTCCGATCCATTAACATGGATGGCTTAGTATGGGGAGCTT CAAAATTAGTCGAGATTGCTTTTGGTATCAAGAAACTTCAGATTATGTGTATTGTAGAAGATGATAAAGTATCTGTTGATGCTCTTACAGAAACCATTCAAGAGTTTGAAGATTTTGTTCAATCTGTTGACATTGCTGCattcaacaaaatttaa
- the LOC114122046 gene encoding ubiquitin-conjugating enzyme E2-17 kDa yields the protein MALKRINKELQDLGRDPPAQCSAGPVGDDLFHWQATIMGPPDSPYQGGVFFLTIHFPTDYPFKPPKVAFTTRIYHPNINSNGSICLDILRSQWSPALTISKVLLSICSLLCDPNPDDPLVPEIARIYKTDREKYNELAREWTRKYAM from the exons ATGGCGTTGAAACGTATCAATAAG GAGCTCCAAGATTTAGGTAGAGACCCACCAGCACAATGTTCCGCTGGACCTGTAGGCGATGATT tatTTCATTGGCAAGCAACAATTATGGGACCA ccgGATAGTCCATATCAAGGTGGCGTGTTTTTCTTAACCATCCATTTTCCTACGGATTATCCATTCAAACCTCCAAAG gtTGCATTCACTACTAGAATTTATCATCCGAACATAAACAGTAATGGTAGCATTTGTCTTGATATTCTACGGTCTCAATGGTCACCAGCATTGACCATATCAAAAG TTTTGTTGTCTATTTGCTCGTTGTTATGTGATCCAAATCCAGATGATCCGCTTGTTCCTGAGATAGCAAGGATATATAAAACAGACAGAGAAAAGTACAACGAATTAGCCAGGGAATGGACCCGCAAATATGCAATGTGA